Proteins from a genomic interval of Pseudanabaena yagii GIHE-NHR1:
- a CDS encoding IS1 family transposase (programmed frameshift) encodes MKCPKCGSTHIRKNGKRGDKQNHICADCGRQFIDHYSVLGYSQDVKKICLKMYCNGMGFRQIERCTDVSHNSVINWVKEAAKQLPEHPPIETIPDVGELDELQTFVGSKKTIWLWTAVNHFSQGILAWVLGDRSSKTFEPLWTLIKVWQCYFWVTDGYCVYKMFINSEDQIISKTYMTRVEGENTRLRHYLARLHRKTLCYSKSEQMLRYSIRLLIHYLKYKSIPTFS; translated from the exons ATGAAATGTCCAAAGTGTGGTTCAACACATATTCGTAAAAATGGGAAACGAGGAGACAAACAAAATCATATTTGCGCTGATTGCGGTCGTCAGTTCATTGATCATTACTCAGTGCTGGGATATTCCCAAGATGTCAAAAAAATATGCCTAAAAATGTACTGCAACGGCATGGGATTTAGACAAATTGAGAGATGTACCGATGTTAGTCACAACTCAGTCATCAACTGGGTTAAGGAAGCAGCCAAGCAATTACCAGAACATCCACCGATTGAGACTATTCCTGATGTTGGTGAACTGGATGAACTCCAGACTTTTGTTGGGTCAAAAAAAACT ATTTGGCTATGGACTGCGGTGAATCATTTTAGCCAAGGTATCTTGGCTTGGGTATTAGGGGATAGGAGTAGCAAAACCTTTGAACCTCTATGGACATTGATTAAGGTTTGGCAATGCTATTTCTGGGTTACCGATGGCTACTGTGTCTACAAAATGTTTATCAACTCGGAAGATCAAATTATTAGCAAAACCTACATGACCAGAGTTGAGGGTGAAAATACGAGACTGAGACATTATCTTGCCAGATTGCATCGCAAAACTTTATGTTATTCAAAATCTGAACAAATGTTGCGGTATTCAATTCGTCTGTTAATTCATTATCTCAAGTACAAATCGATTCCCACCTTTTCTTGA
- the dapF gene encoding diaminopimelate epimerase codes for MAIAFSKYHGLGNDFVLIDNRHSAEPILTPEQAEKWCDRNFGIGADGVIFLINADNREHRMRIYNSDGSEPEMCGNGIRCLGKFMQDLGIPTIDGKYPIHTGAGLIVPQMDADGQVTVDMGKPFLTAAEIPTTLGESDQKVVNLPLEVGGKTWNVTTVSMGNPHCMIFVDDADSIPLAEIGVLFEHHPVFPNRTNTEFVEVVNRGYVKMRVWERGAGATLACGTGACATVVAGVLNDLCDRTCTVNLPGGDLKITWSAESDHILMTGPAKLVFTGSVVNEL; via the coding sequence ATGGCGATCGCATTTAGTAAATATCACGGCTTAGGTAATGACTTTGTATTGATTGATAATCGTCATAGCGCTGAGCCAATCCTCACACCAGAACAAGCAGAAAAATGGTGCGATCGCAATTTTGGCATCGGTGCAGATGGCGTAATCTTCTTGATAAATGCAGATAATCGCGAACATCGGATGCGAATCTATAACTCCGATGGTTCCGAACCTGAAATGTGCGGTAATGGAATTCGATGTTTAGGCAAATTTATGCAGGATTTGGGGATTCCTACCATTGATGGTAAATATCCAATTCACACAGGTGCAGGCTTGATCGTGCCTCAAATGGATGCTGATGGACAGGTAACTGTAGATATGGGTAAGCCATTTTTGACTGCTGCTGAGATTCCTACCACTTTGGGCGAAAGCGATCAAAAAGTAGTCAACCTTCCCCTCGAAGTCGGTGGCAAAACTTGGAATGTCACTACTGTAAGTATGGGCAATCCCCACTGCATGATCTTTGTGGATGATGCCGACAGCATTCCCTTAGCCGAAATCGGCGTTCTCTTTGAGCATCATCCCGTATTTCCTAATCGTACAAATACTGAATTTGTGGAAGTCGTCAATCGTGGCTATGTAAAAATGCGCGTATGGGAACGTGGTGCTGGGGCAACCCTCGCCTGTGGAACAGGAGCCTGTGCCACAGTCGTCGCAGGTGTCTTAAATGATCTCTGCGATCGTACCTGTACCGTCAATCTCCCTGGAGGCGATCTCAAAATTACTTGGTCAGCCGAAAGCGATCACATTTTGATGACGGGTCCAGCAAAACTAGTATTTACAGGCTCAGTTGTTAACGAATTGTAA
- a CDS encoding histidine triad nucleotide-binding protein: MSDTIFSKIIKREIPATILYEDELSLAFRDVNPQAPVHFLVIPKKPIVKLSEATTEDQSLLGHLLLVASKVADQEGLSGFRLVTNNGAEAGQTVFHLHIHVLGGRSLDWPPG, translated from the coding sequence ATGAGTGACACTATTTTTAGCAAAATCATTAAGCGGGAAATTCCTGCCACGATTTTGTATGAAGATGAGCTTTCCCTTGCTTTTCGTGATGTCAATCCGCAAGCACCTGTCCATTTCCTCGTAATTCCGAAAAAGCCGATTGTGAAACTTTCAGAAGCAACCACTGAAGATCAATCATTACTAGGGCATTTGCTACTTGTGGCAAGTAAAGTTGCAGATCAGGAAGGTTTAAGTGGTTTTCGTCTAGTCACCAACAATGGTGCAGAAGCAGGGCAAACCGTTTTCCATCTACATATTCATGTCCTAGGTGGTCGCTCCCTAGACTGGCCTCCTGGTTAA
- the murD gene encoding UDP-N-acetylmuramoyl-L-alanine--D-glutamate ligase has protein sequence MPQAYVLGLGQSGISAAKLLKADGWQVIVSDSNASPSLEQRKLDLEAEGIAVELGGFPDFENLIKTSQPVDLVVVSPGVPWDRPEVEQARSLGLDTIGEIELAWRYLKHIPWVGITGTNGKTTVTSLTAAIFQAAGLKAIACGNIGLPACEIALQVLHQQIQPDWIIAELSSYQIESSQSVKPHIGIWTTFTPDHLNRHYTLENYRDIKAKLIDPSSHIVLNGNDPFLLDFGAAMWPKAIWTGIDDQVVEAIADGACIHDGWVKFRGEPVFPISHWTLLGSHNRQNLLMSVAAAKLAGIASEHIDQAISEFQGVPHRLEHIRFYEGIAFINDSKATNYDAAEVGLRAVKPPVVLIAGGQPKQGDASAWLEQIRQRAIAVLLIGEAAPLFAEMLKDAGFKNYEIVETLERAVKQAAHIAHNRAHNHPSQPLPTVLFSPACASFDQFANFEQRGDRFRQLCQELS, from the coding sequence ATGCCTCAAGCGTATGTACTGGGACTGGGACAGTCGGGAATTTCTGCTGCTAAGCTACTCAAGGCTGATGGTTGGCAGGTGATAGTTAGTGATAGTAATGCCAGTCCTAGCCTCGAACAGCGCAAGCTTGATTTAGAGGCTGAGGGCATTGCCGTTGAACTGGGAGGCTTTCCCGACTTTGAGAATTTAATTAAGACGAGCCAACCCGTAGATCTAGTAGTCGTCAGTCCGGGTGTGCCTTGGGATCGTCCTGAGGTTGAGCAAGCGCGATCGCTAGGTCTGGATACCATTGGCGAGATCGAGTTGGCATGGCGCTATCTCAAGCATATTCCTTGGGTGGGGATCACAGGAACCAATGGCAAAACTACGGTTACATCCTTGACAGCAGCCATTTTTCAGGCGGCAGGGCTTAAGGCTATCGCCTGTGGCAATATCGGTCTACCTGCTTGTGAGATTGCGCTGCAAGTATTACATCAACAAATTCAGCCTGACTGGATCATTGCGGAACTAAGCAGCTATCAGATCGAGTCATCGCAAAGCGTCAAACCCCATATTGGGATCTGGACAACCTTTACCCCCGATCACCTCAATCGCCACTATACCCTTGAGAACTACCGAGATATTAAGGCAAAGTTGATTGATCCCTCTAGTCACATTGTCCTCAATGGTAACGATCCCTTTTTGCTTGATTTTGGGGCGGCGATGTGGCCAAAAGCAATATGGACGGGCATTGATGATCAAGTGGTAGAAGCGATCGCCGATGGAGCTTGTATCCATGATGGTTGGGTCAAGTTTCGCGGTGAACCCGTTTTTCCAATTTCCCATTGGACTTTATTGGGTAGCCATAACCGCCAGAATTTATTAATGTCTGTTGCGGCGGCAAAATTAGCAGGCATTGCCTCAGAGCATATCGATCAAGCTATCTCTGAGTTTCAAGGTGTACCCCATCGCCTAGAGCATATTCGTTTTTATGAGGGGATCGCTTTCATCAATGACAGCAAGGCAACAAATTATGATGCGGCGGAAGTGGGCTTACGCGCTGTGAAACCACCTGTGGTCTTGATTGCGGGTGGTCAGCCAAAGCAGGGTGATGCCAGTGCTTGGCTAGAGCAAATTCGCCAAAGAGCGATCGCTGTTTTATTAATCGGTGAAGCTGCGCCTTTATTTGCGGAAATGCTCAAGGATGCAGGGTTTAAAAATTATGAGATTGTAGAAACCCTCGAACGCGCCGTCAAGCAAGCCGCCCATATTGCTCACAACCGCGCCCATAATCACCCTAGTCAGCCTTTGCCAACTGTGCTATTCTCGCCTGCATGTGCAAGCTTCGACCAGTTTGCTAACTTTGAGCAACGCGGCGATCGCTTCCGCCAACTTTGTCAAGAACTTTCATGA
- a CDS encoding peptidoglycan D,D-transpeptidase FtsI family protein — protein sequence MTPSFLPKDLATINLFKRRTVLIWIILALAMLGLIVRLVYLQVITSPDLLDKARRQQMFTLRPFIPRRMITDRKGTVLAIDRPVYTLFAYPHLYEKNNRDMGKDAKKKSFEELTTEIAEKLAPILKKSPEKLASILSRDTTSIQVEYWLSEETADRIYALQLEGLELIQQRHRLYPQQDLAAELIGYVNVDHRGQAGIELSQEKLLERTDQTPAVAKDGNGNFIPNRVPAGMISSDRTSLQMTIDSRIQRTARQVLKQQMVKFNAKRGAVIVMDARDGGLLTLVTEPTYDPNRYYDADVKLFKNWAVSDLYEPGSTFKPINVAIALEAGAIQPDTVFNDEGALTIGGWPVANFDYEQVGAVGPLSISQILERSSNVGMVHIIQRMKPSVYYGWLERIGLGDISGVDLPSETPSTLKPQEQFNEYVIEPATAAFGQGFSLTPIQMVQLHGILASGGKLLTPHVVKGLINEEGEEYYQTKLPTPRQIVSPATAQRVIEMMTNVVEKGTGLPARIPGYRIAGKTGTAQKASTSGGGYANAKITSFVGTFPAKDPRYVVLAVVDEPIGSDAFGSTVAAPIVKTVIEDIIVTEGIPPSHPEEVISKIPTLPEPQPTVTPSASASPTPQSSTPAPTPSPLPSASPKPSRDRQ from the coding sequence ATGACTCCATCTTTTCTTCCCAAGGATCTCGCCACCATTAATCTATTCAAGCGCCGCACGGTTCTCATTTGGATCATTTTGGCGTTAGCGATGCTTGGCTTAATTGTGCGCCTCGTCTATTTGCAGGTAATTACTTCGCCAGACCTGCTAGACAAAGCTCGCAGACAGCAAATGTTTACGCTGCGTCCCTTTATTCCTCGGCGCATGATTACCGATCGCAAAGGGACAGTTTTAGCGATTGATCGTCCTGTCTATACCCTATTTGCCTATCCCCATCTTTACGAAAAAAATAATAGGGATATGGGCAAAGATGCTAAGAAGAAGAGCTTTGAAGAACTAACTACAGAAATTGCGGAAAAACTTGCACCTATCCTTAAGAAGTCTCCAGAAAAGTTAGCTAGTATCCTCAGTCGTGATACTACTTCGATTCAAGTTGAATATTGGCTATCAGAGGAAACGGCCGATCGCATTTATGCGTTACAACTTGAGGGGCTAGAGCTAATCCAGCAACGCCATCGCCTCTATCCACAACAAGACCTTGCCGCAGAACTAATTGGCTATGTCAATGTTGATCATCGCGGTCAAGCGGGAATTGAACTAAGTCAAGAGAAATTATTAGAACGCACCGATCAAACTCCTGCGGTTGCTAAGGATGGTAATGGCAATTTTATTCCTAACCGTGTACCTGCGGGGATGATCAGTAGCGATCGCACCAGTTTGCAAATGACCATTGACTCGCGGATTCAGCGCACAGCACGGCAAGTCCTCAAGCAGCAAATGGTCAAATTTAATGCTAAGCGTGGGGCAGTCATCGTCATGGATGCGCGGGATGGCGGTTTATTGACGCTAGTTACAGAGCCAACCTACGATCCTAATCGCTACTATGACGCTGATGTCAAACTATTTAAAAATTGGGCAGTTTCCGATCTTTATGAACCTGGTTCTACCTTTAAACCCATTAATGTCGCGATCGCTCTTGAAGCAGGAGCCATCCAACCCGACACTGTATTTAATGATGAAGGAGCCTTAACCATCGGTGGTTGGCCCGTAGCTAACTTTGACTATGAACAAGTCGGTGCAGTTGGTCCCCTCAGCATTAGTCAAATCCTAGAGCGATCGAGCAACGTGGGTATGGTACATATCATCCAACGCATGAAGCCATCGGTTTACTATGGTTGGCTAGAACGGATCGGATTAGGCGATATTTCGGGTGTGGATTTACCATCGGAAACCCCAAGTACCCTCAAACCTCAAGAACAATTCAATGAGTATGTAATTGAGCCTGCAACGGCTGCCTTTGGTCAAGGATTTTCACTTACGCCAATTCAAATGGTGCAGTTGCATGGGATTTTGGCTAGTGGCGGTAAATTACTCACCCCCCATGTGGTCAAGGGTTTAATCAATGAAGAGGGCGAGGAGTACTATCAGACGAAATTACCGACTCCTCGCCAAATTGTATCGCCAGCCACTGCCCAAAGAGTAATCGAGATGATGACTAACGTAGTAGAAAAAGGCACAGGGCTACCCGCTCGCATTCCCGGTTATCGGATTGCAGGCAAAACGGGTACTGCTCAAAAAGCCTCAACTAGTGGTGGTGGTTATGCCAATGCCAAAATCACGAGCTTTGTTGGGACTTTTCCCGCCAAAGATCCTCGCTATGTGGTGCTTGCCGTAGTTGATGAACCCATTGGCTCTGATGCCTTTGGTTCTACCGTAGCTGCGCCAATTGTGAAGACGGTGATCGAAGATATTATTGTCACGGAAGGCATTCCTCCTAGCCATCCCGAAGAAGTAATTTCTAAGATTCCTACTTTACCTGAGCCACAGCCTACAGTTACACCTTCAGCATCAGCTTCTCCTACGCCACAAAGTTCAACACCTGCCCCAACACCATCTCCATTACCTTCTGCTAGTCCCAAACCATCACGAGATCGCCAATAA
- the grxC gene encoding glutaredoxin 3, with protein sequence MAKVEIYTWRMCPFCIRAKHLLDKKGVEYIEYAIDGDETARSQMVARGSDGKRSVPQIFINDQHIGGCDAIHDLERQGKLDPLLAA encoded by the coding sequence ATGGCAAAAGTTGAAATCTATACATGGCGGATGTGTCCCTTTTGTATCAGAGCAAAGCACTTGCTCGATAAGAAAGGCGTAGAGTACATCGAATATGCGATCGATGGCGATGAAACTGCGCGATCGCAAATGGTAGCCAGAGGTTCTGATGGGAAGCGTTCTGTACCTCAAATTTTTATTAATGATCAGCATATTGGTGGCTGTGATGCCATTCATGATCTAGAGCGCCAAGGCAAACTCGATCCATTACTGGCAGCATAG
- a CDS encoding hybrid sensor histidine kinase/response regulator: MNQPIPNVLVVDDEPNNFDVIETFLSEQDYQLYYASSGDSALSILETVKPDLILLDVMMPGIDGMEVCQRIKAMPEWESVPIIMVTALTSKEDLARCLNAGADDFIGKPVNSTELRARVNSMMRIKQQYDSIKNLSNLQSQTIDVLQNSLKELSGNLASSLPHELNTPLNGIVGAIGILLEEYETMPPEEIKEFLLLAQESSTRLEKLTRKFLTYVYLELSPYKSPSSRASQIQREKGSDAKFITNIAHDQAKREKRSTDLLCDLDEAIVAVSNQDMRSILCELLENAFKFSKVGTEVKLSSKVVNNHLHLAISDHGWGMTEDQISKIGAFMQFERKMHEQQGSGLGLKIVTKIVENYGGKFSISSIYRQETTVNLELPLIE, encoded by the coding sequence ATGAATCAACCAATACCAAATGTCCTTGTCGTGGACGATGAACCAAATAACTTTGATGTAATTGAAACATTTCTATCAGAACAAGATTATCAATTATATTATGCCTCTAGTGGAGATTCTGCACTCAGCATTTTAGAAACCGTCAAACCTGATCTGATCCTATTGGATGTGATGATGCCAGGGATTGATGGAATGGAAGTATGTCAGCGCATTAAGGCAATGCCAGAATGGGAAAGCGTGCCAATCATTATGGTAACAGCTCTTACTAGTAAGGAAGATCTAGCGCGATGTCTTAATGCAGGAGCTGATGACTTTATTGGTAAGCCCGTTAACAGTACGGAACTTCGCGCTAGAGTGAACTCAATGATGCGAATCAAACAGCAGTATGACAGCATCAAAAACCTATCCAATTTGCAATCACAAACGATTGATGTATTGCAAAATAGCTTAAAAGAACTCAGCGGTAATTTAGCATCTAGTTTGCCCCATGAACTAAATACGCCACTAAATGGAATTGTGGGAGCGATTGGCATCTTACTCGAAGAGTATGAAACTATGCCTCCAGAAGAGATCAAAGAGTTTTTGCTATTAGCCCAAGAGTCATCTACAAGGTTGGAGAAATTGACTCGCAAGTTTTTGACCTATGTGTATCTAGAGCTATCCCCCTATAAGTCCCCAAGTTCTAGAGCTAGTCAAATTCAGCGGGAGAAAGGCTCGGATGCTAAGTTTATTACCAATATTGCTCATGATCAAGCGAAAAGGGAGAAGCGATCTACGGATTTACTATGTGACCTAGATGAGGCGATTGTTGCCGTAAGTAACCAAGATATGCGAAGTATCCTATGTGAACTATTGGAGAATGCTTTCAAGTTTTCTAAAGTTGGGACTGAGGTGAAATTAAGCAGCAAGGTAGTTAATAATCACCTACATTTAGCGATCTCTGATCATGGCTGGGGCATGACAGAAGATCAAATTTCTAAAATAGGTGCATTTATGCAGTTTGAGCGCAAGATGCATGAGCAGCAAGGGTCAGGATTAGGACTCAAAATTGTGACCAAAATTGTGGAAAACTATGGGGGGAAATTCTCAATTTCCAGCATTTATAGACAAGAGACTACGGTTAATTTGGAATTGCCATTAATAGAATAG
- a CDS encoding response regulator — protein MSDTINVLIIEDSEDDAILIVRSLRQGGFVLTWERVQTVEDLRQALTNRTWDVIISDYNLPKMNAPTALEIVKQSQLDLPFIVVSGTIGETLAVDLMRAGANDYLMKGSLARLSEAVRREIREFKMRLDRQRASLELELTKQRLQLALEGSAIGLWDWVILTGELTINERWAEMLGYTSLELEPLSFATWHDHAHSGDVKRTLKLLEKHFHHEIPAYEDELRMHHKLGHWVWILCRGKVTEWDAQGKPLRMTGTHLDISDRKQAELRLSLQSAILERIAKAEPLPKILEALVCNIEEQLEGAICSILLCDQDGKLHCSAAPHLPEAYNQAIEGVSIGEGVGSCGTAAFRRKPVIVTDINTDPLWKDFKEIALSHNLQACWSTPVIATDGEVLATFAVYHQHIHHPISQELELISLATDIAKIAIERDQAAQALANLNHNLEIRVAQRTNALRQSEAKLIEAQQIARLGSWELDVQTKEIIWSREIFNIFGIDASQKEPTYEQLLQYFPPDERIRFTNLIERAIQFSESYATDFQIVRSDGSLGYIFAKAELLCDVAGKATRLFGIAMDISDRKAMQEALKLSEERARATLLALPDLVFRVNRTGEYVDFLASPNVGNIVDPQQVIGRRLADCLPPETWDKEYHAMQKALNSKTLQTYEQQIQIDGHLRYEEVRVAPCGNDEVVFFIRDISDRKQAEAQLQKTNEELMRATRLKDEFLANMSHELRTPLNAILGMTEALQEEVFGEINDRQLNALNTIERSGTHLLALINDILDVAKIESGQLKLECALTSIESLCQSSIALIKQLAHQKRIELKVNIPDDLPQLMLDERRIRQVLINLLNNAVKFTPEGGQIRLEVTCQNFFTGLPLTDTIPEAILTPPDDDTQALKPSLETINQCSNYLQIAITDTGIGISPENIRRLFKPFVQIDSALNRQYMGTGLGLAIVKQMIELHGGMVGVTSKIGHGSCFMIALPFHNSRDSTSPNSNAELLDNIPIEEIETNTPSQSDAQPDSPLILLAEDNEANIGTISCYLEAKGYRLIFAHNGQEAVNITKSHTPDVILMDIQMPVVDGMTAIRQIRSDRAFDHIPIIALTALAMPDDRDKCLAAGANEYLAKPVKLKQLVEMIKRFLSS, from the coding sequence ATGAGTGATACTATCAATGTCCTCATCATTGAAGACTCGGAAGACGATGCCATTTTAATTGTGCGATCGCTGCGTCAGGGTGGATTTGTCCTCACTTGGGAAAGAGTACAAACAGTCGAAGATCTACGGCAAGCGCTCACAAATCGTACTTGGGATGTGATTATTTCTGACTACAATTTGCCCAAGATGAATGCACCGACTGCCTTAGAAATTGTCAAACAAAGTCAACTTGATCTTCCTTTTATCGTAGTTTCTGGCACGATTGGAGAAACATTAGCTGTTGATCTCATGCGTGCAGGGGCGAATGATTATTTGATGAAAGGAAGTCTTGCACGTTTATCTGAAGCTGTAAGACGTGAGATCCGTGAATTTAAGATGCGACTGGATCGACAACGAGCATCTCTCGAATTGGAATTGACCAAACAAAGGTTACAGCTTGCACTTGAAGGATCTGCGATCGGGCTATGGGATTGGGTGATCCTAACAGGGGAATTGACAATCAATGAAAGATGGGCAGAAATGCTTGGCTATACATCTCTAGAATTAGAACCGCTCAGTTTTGCAACTTGGCACGACCATGCTCATAGCGGTGATGTTAAAAGAACTCTCAAATTGCTAGAAAAGCACTTTCATCATGAGATTCCTGCCTACGAAGATGAACTGCGAATGCACCATAAATTAGGACATTGGGTGTGGATATTATGTCGGGGAAAGGTGACAGAATGGGATGCCCAAGGTAAACCCCTGAGAATGACAGGGACACATTTAGATATTAGCGATCGCAAACAGGCGGAGTTACGATTATCACTTCAGAGTGCAATTCTCGAACGTATCGCTAAGGCTGAACCCTTGCCAAAAATCTTAGAAGCACTGGTATGTAACATTGAAGAACAATTAGAGGGAGCTATATGTTCAATTTTGTTATGTGATCAGGATGGGAAGTTACATTGTAGTGCCGCTCCTCATTTACCAGAAGCCTACAATCAAGCAATCGAAGGGGTTTCCATTGGTGAAGGTGTAGGTTCTTGTGGTACAGCAGCGTTTCGGCGGAAACCCGTTATCGTTACTGATATTAATACTGACCCGCTCTGGAAGGATTTTAAGGAAATTGCTCTATCCCATAATCTGCAAGCTTGTTGGTCTACGCCTGTGATAGCCACCGATGGTGAGGTACTCGCTACCTTTGCTGTTTATCATCAACATATTCATCATCCCATTTCCCAAGAACTAGAGCTGATTAGTTTAGCGACGGATATTGCCAAAATTGCGATCGAGCGCGATCAGGCGGCACAAGCTTTAGCTAACCTCAACCACAATCTAGAAATACGTGTGGCGCAACGTACGAATGCCTTGCGCCAAAGTGAAGCGAAGCTCATTGAAGCCCAACAGATTGCCCGTCTTGGCAGTTGGGAATTGGATGTGCAAACAAAAGAGATTATTTGGTCAAGGGAAATCTTTAATATTTTTGGAATTGATGCTAGTCAAAAGGAACCTACCTATGAGCAACTGTTGCAATATTTCCCACCCGATGAACGTATTCGCTTTACTAATCTCATTGAACGTGCTATTCAATTCTCAGAATCCTATGCTACAGATTTTCAAATTGTTCGATCTGACGGTTCTTTAGGTTATATCTTTGCTAAAGCAGAACTTCTGTGCGATGTTGCAGGGAAAGCCACGCGATTATTTGGTATTGCTATGGATATTAGCGATCGCAAAGCCATGCAAGAAGCCCTGAAGCTTAGTGAAGAACGCGCTCGAGCAACATTATTAGCCTTGCCAGATCTCGTCTTTCGCGTCAATCGTACAGGAGAATATGTAGATTTTTTAGCCTCCCCTAATGTTGGCAATATTGTCGATCCTCAGCAAGTAATTGGTAGACGTTTAGCTGATTGCCTGCCTCCAGAAACTTGGGATAAAGAATATCATGCGATGCAGAAAGCACTAAATAGCAAGACCTTACAGACCTATGAACAACAAATTCAGATAGATGGTCATCTGCGCTATGAAGAGGTTCGGGTTGCTCCCTGTGGTAATGATGAAGTGGTCTTTTTCATCCGTGATATTAGCGATCGCAAACAGGCGGAAGCGCAATTACAGAAAACTAATGAGGAATTGATGCGTGCTACTAGACTGAAGGATGAATTTCTTGCCAATATGAGTCACGAACTCCGCACTCCTCTTAATGCTATTTTGGGAATGACGGAAGCGCTGCAAGAAGAGGTGTTTGGAGAAATTAATGATCGCCAACTCAATGCATTAAACACTATTGAGCGTAGTGGCACACATCTTTTAGCATTAATTAATGACATTCTTGATGTCGCCAAAATTGAATCTGGTCAATTGAAACTAGAATGCGCTCTTACTTCCATTGAAAGCCTATGCCAATCGAGCATTGCTTTGATCAAGCAGCTTGCTCACCAAAAACGGATTGAACTTAAAGTTAATATCCCTGATGACCTTCCTCAATTGATGTTAGACGAGCGTCGCATTCGTCAAGTATTAATTAATTTGCTAAACAATGCCGTCAAATTTACTCCTGAAGGTGGTCAGATTAGACTAGAAGTTACTTGTCAAAATTTTTTTACAGGACTTCCATTGACGGATACAATTCCTGAAGCAATTCTCACCCCTCCTGATGATGATACTCAAGCGCTAAAACCATCTCTAGAAACAATAAATCAATGTTCCAATTATTTGCAAATCGCCATTACTGATACAGGAATTGGCATTTCCCCAGAAAATATTAGGCGACTCTTTAAACCCTTTGTGCAGATCGATAGTGCTCTCAACCGACAATATATGGGTACGGGCTTAGGACTCGCGATCGTTAAGCAAATGATCGAGCTACATGGAGGAATGGTTGGTGTAACGAGCAAAATTGGTCATGGAAGTTGCTTTATGATTGCCCTACCTTTTCATAATTCTAGAGACAGTACAAGTCCTAACTCCAATGCTGAACTGCTTGATAATATCCCTATAGAAGAAATAGAAACTAATACGCCATCACAATCTGATGCTCAGCCTGATTCACCTTTAATTTTATTGGCAGAAGATAATGAAGCTAATATTGGAACTATTTCCTGTTATCTAGAGGCAAAGGGATATCGCTTAATCTTTGCCCATAATGGTCAGGAAGCAGTTAATATTACTAAATCACATACTCCCGATGTAATTCTAATGGACATTCAAATGCCAGTTGTTGACGGGATGACGGCAATTCGCCAAATTCGTAGCGATCGCGCCTTTGATCACATTCCGATTATTGCGTTGACAGCTTTAGCGATGCCAGACGATCGCGATAAATGCCTAGCCGCTGGTGCAAATGAATATCTTGCAAAACCCGTGAAACTCAAACAGCTAGTTGAAATGATTAAAAGATTTTTAAGTTCTTAA
- a CDS encoding response regulator — translation MNNLPIVCIVEDNPDDERLTIRALRKGQIANEIKVARNGEEALNMVLNADPLPCVVLLDLKLPKIDGLEVLRRIRANERTHLLPVVVLTSSSEDRDIVESYSLGANSYVRKPVEFDRFTEAVRQLGLYWALVNEPLPKGL, via the coding sequence ATGAACAATTTACCTATCGTTTGCATAGTTGAAGATAATCCTGATGATGAGCGGTTGACTATTCGTGCTTTGCGAAAGGGGCAAATTGCTAATGAGATTAAAGTAGCTCGTAATGGGGAGGAAGCTTTAAATATGGTGTTAAATGCTGATCCTTTGCCCTGTGTCGTACTTTTAGATTTAAAGCTCCCCAAAATCGATGGATTAGAGGTTTTGCGGCGAATTCGTGCTAATGAACGTACACATTTGTTGCCAGTAGTGGTCTTAACCTCGTCAAGTGAAGATCGCGATATTGTCGAAAGCTATAGTCTTGGGGCAAATAGCTATGTACGTAAGCCCGTAGAATTCGATCGCTTTACCGAAGCAGTACGGCAACTGGGATTGTATTGGGCACTAGTTAATGAACCCTTACCCAAAGGTTTATAA